GCTGGCACGGCGTGTCGGCGTGCGCCAAAGCACGATGAACTCGCTAATTCGTGGAAATTCACAGACTTCCCGATCGCTGACCAAGATCGCCCGCGAACTGCAAACAACGCCCGAGTACCTGACAGGCGAAATTGACGATCCATCCCCAGATGCATCCGATTTGGCGTGTTCGGCGGAGGACCGGGAGTGGCTCAACCTGATCCACGATCTCAGCGCGAAGGAGCGCAACGCCGTTCGTGAGTTGATGATTGCGCTGGCCAGCACGTCGTTCGCACCCGAGTCGCCATCGGCCGTTCATTCGCCTCAGCGGCAGTTCCGGGGGCAGGGCCAATGATCGCGTTGATGCTTCTCGCTGCCGGAGCCGTAGTTGATACAAAGGCCCCGTACCGGGTAGCGATCGAACGGATTGAACTCGACACCAGTGCCGTTGCCGCTGGTGCATGCACAACGCGCGCCCTGGCCCGAGCAGGTCGGGCGACTAGTTATGCCATTCCCGACGGGGTGGCAGTGGATTGGTCCGTTGGCGCGCTAGGACTATCCGGACCCAATTATCTCACGATAGAGTTTCACGAGGATGCCGGCAAATCCTACGCGCGGGTCCTCTATCGGCGCCCTTACAGCGCGGCCAGCGCAACGAATATCACGAGGAACATCGCAAAAACCTGCTTCACCAATGAATGGAACCGCTGGGCCGCCGGCAGCGGCGAAAAAGTCTTGTAGGCGACTGGACCGGTAATGAACGCAGGGCAGATCATTGTCGTATTGGTCGTCGTGTTCGCCGCGATCATCTTTGTTTGGGTTTACGTGTTCAAGGTGAACGATGCGGACCCCGTTTCAGACGAGCGGCCCGGCCTCGAGCTCGGCCCCGCTGATGAGCTCAGGCCACA
The Novosphingobium sp. EMRT-2 genome window above contains:
- a CDS encoding helix-turn-helix domain-containing protein; the encoded protein is MEIGMSQAELARRVGVRQSTMNSLIRGNSQTSRSLTKIARELQTTPEYLTGEIDDPSPDASDLACSAEDREWLNLIHDLSAKERNAVRELMIALASTSFAPESPSAVHSPQRQFRGQGQ